Proteins co-encoded in one Brassica oleracea var. oleracea cultivar TO1000 chromosome C4, BOL, whole genome shotgun sequence genomic window:
- the LOC106340397 gene encoding E3 ubiquitin-protein ligase COP1-like, which produces MEEIRKDPLVPAVKPDPRTSSIGEGPNRRHENDEGGSGGLEIGAPDLDKDLLCPICMQVIKDAFLTACGHSFCYMCIITHLKNKSDCPCCSQHLTNKQLYPNFLLDKLLKKTSARHVSKTASPLDQFRDALQRVGS; this is translated from the exons ATGGAAGAGATTAGGAAGGATCCGCTAGTTCCGGCTGTGAAACCCGATCCGAGAACCTCCTCCATCGGAGAAGGCCCCAACCGCCGCCACGAAAACGACGAAGGAGGAAGCGGTGGTTTGGAGATTGGAGCTCCGGATCTGGATAAGGACTTGCTCTGTCCGATTTGTATGCAGGTTATAAAGGACGCTTTCCTCACGGCGTGTGGACACAGCTTCTGCTACATGTGCATCATCACGCACCTTAAGAACAAGAGCGATTGTCCCTGTTGTAGCCAGCACCTCACAAATAAGCAGCTTTACCCTAATTTCTTACTCGATAAG CTGTTGAAGAAAACTTCAGCTCGGCATGTGTCGAAAACGGCATCGCCTTTGGATCAGTTTCGGGACGCATTACAACGGGTCGGTTCTTGA
- the LOC106336753 gene encoding serine/threonine-protein kinase SRK2J yields the protein MEKYEIVKDLGFGNFGLARLMRNKKTNELLAVKFIDRGYKIDENVAREIVNHGSLNHPNIIRFKEVVLTPTHLGIVMEYAAGGELFDRISSAGRFSEAEARYFFQQLICGVYYSHAMQICHRDLKLENILLDGSPAPRLKICDFGYSKSSILHSNPKSTVGTPAYIAPEVFGRSEYDGKSVDVWSCGVALYVMLVGAYPFEDPKDPRNFRKTVQKIMAVKYKIPGYVHISEDCRNLLSRIFVANPSHRITLKEIRSHAWFLKNLPRELKESAQAVYYQRNVNLINLSPQRVDDIMKIIGEARTLPDLSRPLESREDGEKDDVEEEEEYLDANDEECDDEYP from the exons ATGGAGAAGTATGAGATCGTGAAGGATTTGGGATTTGGTAATTTCGGATTGGCTCGGCTTATGCGTAATAAAAAAACAAACGAGCTTCTGGCTGTCAAATTCATAGATAGAGGATACAAG ATAGACGAGAACGTTGCAAGAGAAATCGTCAATCACGGATCTCTCAATCATCCCAACATTATTCGGTTTAAAGAG GTTGTATTAACTCCTACACATCTTGGAATTGTAATGGAGTATGCAGCGGGAGGAGAACTGTTCGATCGGATATCAAGCGCAGGACGATTCAGCGAAGCTGAG GCTAGATATTTCTTTCAACAACTCATTTGCGGAGTGTATTACTCACATGCAATG CAAATATGCCATAGAGATCTGAAATTAGAAAATATTTTGCTTGATGGAAGTCCAGCACCCCGTCTAAAAATTTGTGATTTTGGCTACTCGAAG TCTTCTATTCTGCATTCAAACCCTAAATCAACGGTGGGGACTCCGGCATATATAGCCCCGGAAGTTTTTGGTCGTTCGGAATACGACGGGAAG TCAGTTGATGTGTGGTCTTGTGGAGTGGCACTCTATGTTATGTTGGTAGGAGCTTACCCTTTCGAAGACCCTAAAGATCCCCGCAATTTCCGAAAAACTGTCCAG AAAATAATGGCTGTTAAGTACAAAATTCCAGGATATGTTCACATATCTGAAGATTGCAGGAACTTATTGTCTCGTATATTTGTTGCTAATCCATCACAT AGAATTACGCTCAAAGAGATTAGGAGTCATGCATGGTTCCTGAAGAATTTGCCAAGAGAACTAAAGGAGTCCGCCCAAGCAGTCTATTACCAAAGGAATGTTAATCTTATTAACCTTTCTCCTCAAAGAGTAGACGACATTATGAAGATAATTGGTGAGGCAAGGACCCTTCCAGACCTTTCACGCCCACTCGAATCCCGTGAAGATGGTGAAAAAGATGATGTTGAAGAAGAAGAAGAATATTTGGATGCTAATGATGAAGAATGTGATGATGAATATCCATAA
- the LOC106340704 gene encoding BTB/POZ domain-containing protein NPY4 — MKFMKLGSKPDTVQSKGDDARYVATELETELIVTIGNIKFYLHKFPLLSKSGYLQKLIATSRNEEKKNQVDEINISEIPGGSVAFEVCVKFCYGITVTLNAYNVFAARCAAEFLEMNETFEKSNLVYKIDVFLNSTIFRSWKDSINVFQTTRDLSPNYSNEFTLKLVKRCLDSVAYTASIDTSKVDWSYTYNRKKKLDEKAVPRDWWVEDLCELHIDLYKQAIEAIKTRGKVPIEVIGEALHAYARRRIGGFSKGSVRVIDKSLTESIIELLPDKKGSVSSSFLSKLLRASVFLGCEETVKETLKKRISEQLEETAVSDILMFDIDMVQSVVKEFMDRDPKTHPKASVAKLVDGYLAEKSRDSNLLLQNFISLAETVSSFPRQSHDGLYRAIDMFLKEHPGIGKSEKKRVCGLMDCRKLSAEACEHAVQNERLPMRVIVQVLFFEQIRVNGSSTGYSTPELTTTTLNTEDDEWDHVKEY; from the exons ATGAAGTTTATGAAACTTGGATCCAAACCTGATACGGTTCAGTCAAAAGGAGACGATGCTAG GTATGTAGCCACTGAGTTAGAAACAGAGCTCATCGTCACCATCGGCAATATCAAGTTTTATTTGCATAAG TTTCCATTGCTTTCCAAAAGTGGATATCTCCAGAAACTCATAGCAACATCAAGAAATGAAGAGAAGAAGAACCAAGTTGATGAGATTAACATATCAGAGATTCCTGGTGGCTCTGTTGCTTTTGAGGTTTGCGTCAAGTTCTGTTACGGCATCACCGTGACCTTAAACGCTTACAACGTGTTTGCGGCTCGCTGTGCAGCTGAGTTCTTGGAGATGAACGAAACGTTTGAGAAAAGCAATCTTGTTTACAAGATTGATGTGTTCTTGAACTCGACTATCTTCCGCAGCTGGAAAGATTCCATCAATGTCTTCCAGACCACGAGGGATCTCTCTCCTAACTACTCTAATGAGTTTACCCTCAAGCTTGTCAAGCGTTGTCTCGACTCCGTCGCTTACACGGCTTCCATAGACACCTCAAAAGTCGATTGGTCTTACACTTACAACAGGAAGAAGAAGCTTGATGAGAAAGCTGTTCCGAGAGACTGGTGGGTGGAAGATCTATGTGAACTTCATATCGATTTGTATAAACAAGCCATTGAAGCTATCAAGACGAGAGGAAAAGTGCCTATTGAAGTCATTGGAGAAGCGTTACATGCTTATGCAAGAAGAAGAATAGGTGGTTTTAGCAAAGGCTCAGTGAGAGTTATTGACAAATCATTGACTGAATCCATCATAGAGCTTCTCCCGGATAAGAAAGGAAGCGTTTCTTCTAGTTTCTTGAGTAAGCTGCTTCGAGCATCGGTCTTTCTTGGATGTGAAGAAACCGTGAAGGAGACGTTAAAGAAGCGGATCAGCGAGCAGCTTGAAGAGACAGCAGTGAGTGACATCTTAATGTTTGATATAGATATGGTGCAGAGCGTAGTCAAGGAGTTTATGGACCGTGATCCAAAAACTCACCCAAAAGCATCTGTTGCAAAGCTTGTTGATGGGTACTTAGCTGAGAAGTCTAGAGACTCTAATCTCCTTCTCCAGAACTTCATATCTCTCGCTGAAACGGTTTCTAGCTTCCCAAGACAGTCTCATGATGGGTTATACCGCGCCATCGACATGTTTCTTAAG GAACATCCAGGGATTGGCAAAAGCGAGAAGAAGAGAGTTTGCGGGTTAATGGACTGTAGAAAACTTTCAGCTGAAGCATGTGAACATGCAGTGCAGAATGAGCGTTTGCCGATGCGGGTGATTGTACAAGTTCTATTTTTTGAACAGATTAGAGTTAATGGTTCATCAACAGGATACAGCACTCCTGAGCTCACCACAACGACTCTGAACACTGAGGATGATGAATGGGACCACGTGAAAGAGTACTGA